The proteins below are encoded in one region of Streptomyces cyanogenus:
- a CDS encoding PLP-dependent cysteine synthase family protein has protein sequence MSTTPRTETGATLDVDRSDAAYRAWLKEAVRKVQADANRSADTHLLRFPLPEQWGIDLYLKDESTHPTGSLKHRLARSLFLYGLCNGWIRPDRPVIEASSGSTAVSEAYFAKLIGVPFIAVMPRTTSAEKIRLIQFHGGQCHFVDDSRKMYEESARLAVETGGHYMDQFTYAERATDWRGNNNIAESIFRQLQLERFPEPAWIVATAGTGGTSATLARYVHYMQYDTRICVADPENSCFFEGWTSGDPDVTCDCGSRIEGIGRPRMEPSFVPGAIDRMMKVPDAASVAAVRALEGSIGRKAGGSTGTGLWSALKIVAEMVAEGRTGSVVTLLCDPGDRYLDKYYSDAWLAEQGLDIEPYAGALDSFLATGVWPD, from the coding sequence GTGAGCACCACCCCCCGGACCGAAACCGGCGCCACCCTCGACGTCGACCGCAGTGACGCCGCCTACCGAGCATGGCTGAAAGAGGCCGTCCGCAAGGTCCAGGCGGACGCCAACCGGTCGGCCGACACACACCTGCTGCGCTTCCCGCTGCCCGAGCAGTGGGGCATCGACCTCTACCTGAAGGACGAGTCCACCCACCCCACCGGGAGCCTCAAGCACCGGCTCGCCCGTTCCCTGTTCCTGTACGGACTCTGCAATGGCTGGATCCGTCCGGACCGACCGGTGATCGAGGCGTCCAGCGGCTCGACGGCCGTCTCCGAGGCCTACTTCGCGAAGCTGATCGGCGTGCCCTTCATCGCGGTCATGCCACGCACGACGAGCGCCGAGAAGATCCGACTGATCCAGTTCCACGGCGGACAGTGCCACTTCGTGGACGACTCCCGGAAGATGTACGAGGAGTCCGCCCGCCTCGCGGTGGAGACCGGCGGCCACTACATGGACCAGTTCACCTACGCCGAGCGGGCCACGGACTGGCGAGGCAACAACAACATCGCCGAGTCGATCTTCCGGCAGTTGCAGCTGGAGCGGTTCCCCGAGCCGGCCTGGATCGTCGCGACGGCGGGCACCGGCGGCACCTCGGCGACCCTCGCGCGCTACGTGCACTACATGCAGTACGACACCCGGATCTGTGTCGCCGACCCCGAGAACTCCTGTTTCTTCGAGGGCTGGACCAGCGGCGACCCGGACGTCACCTGCGACTGCGGCTCCCGGATCGAGGGCATCGGCCGGCCGCGCATGGAGCCCAGCTTCGTGCCCGGTGCCATCGACCGGATGATGAAGGTCCCGGACGCGGCCAGCGTCGCCGCCGTACGGGCGCTGGAGGGGAGCATCGGCCGCAAGGCGGGCGGCTCCACGGGCACCGGTCTGTGGAGCGCGCTGAAGATCGTCGCCGAGATGGTGGCCGAGGGGCGTACCGGCAGTGTCGTCACCCTGTTGTGCGACCCGGGCGACCGGTACCTGGACAAGTACTACTCGGACGCCTGGCTCGCGGAGCAGGGCCTGGACATCGAGCCGTACGCGGGGGCGCTCGACTCGTTCCTGGCGACGGGCGTGTGGCCGGACTGA
- a CDS encoding RidA family protein, producing MAAKISRINPDQLHETPGYHHITVVETGRTAYLAGQCPLDQGGSLVGPGSLEMQVDQVVVNALAALAAVNAQPQHVVRSVIYVRSDDREDLGLAWHRLTASALGLAFTSASTLLGVAQLGFAGQLVEVDLTVALPD from the coding sequence ATGGCAGCGAAGATCAGCCGCATCAACCCCGATCAGTTGCATGAGACGCCGGGCTACCACCACATCACCGTGGTGGAGACCGGCCGAACGGCTTATCTGGCGGGGCAGTGCCCCCTCGACCAGGGCGGCTCTCTCGTCGGCCCGGGCTCCCTCGAGATGCAAGTCGATCAGGTGGTCGTGAACGCACTTGCCGCCCTTGCGGCGGTGAATGCTCAGCCGCAGCACGTGGTGCGGTCGGTGATCTACGTGCGCAGCGATGACAGGGAGGATCTTGGCCTCGCCTGGCACCGGCTTACCGCTTCCGCCCTGGGGCTGGCCTTCACGTCCGCCAGCACGCTCCTGGGGGTTGCGCAGTTGGGCTTCGCAGGGCAGCTGGTCGAGGTGGATCTCACCGTCGCGCTGCCCGACTGA
- a CDS encoding dienelactone hydrolase family protein, with translation MTTVTTRTIEYAADGLTMIGHLALPAGVDRRPAVLVGPEGMGLSDVERRRADVLAELGYVALAFDLHGGRYLGDPEEMLARCMPLLADPDRMRGIGHAALDVLRAEPRTDPDRIAAVGYGTGGAIALELGRDGVDLRAIATVNGLTTGRPGETARIHCPVWAGVGSEDPIMPPAQRDAFTAEMQAVGVDWRLVVYGGALHAFHHPPVDHIVLPGVGFHPQHAQRAWRDVVDLLAECLPITE, from the coding sequence ATGACGACGGTTACAACGCGCACGATCGAGTACGCGGCCGACGGCCTGACCATGATCGGGCATCTCGCGCTCCCGGCCGGTGTCGACCGCCGGCCCGCGGTCTTGGTCGGGCCCGAGGGGATGGGGCTCAGCGACGTCGAGCGCCGCCGGGCCGATGTGCTCGCCGAGCTGGGATACGTGGCCCTGGCCTTCGACCTCCACGGCGGGCGCTATTTGGGCGATCCTGAGGAGATGTTGGCCCGTTGCATGCCGCTGCTCGCTGACCCCGACCGGATGCGAGGCATCGGACACGCGGCGCTCGACGTGCTCCGCGCCGAGCCGCGGACCGACCCGGACCGGATCGCCGCCGTCGGCTACGGCACCGGGGGCGCAATCGCGCTGGAACTCGGGCGCGACGGCGTCGACCTGCGCGCGATCGCGACGGTCAACGGACTGACCACGGGCCGACCAGGCGAGACGGCGCGCATTCACTGCCCGGTGTGGGCCGGGGTCGGGTCGGAAGACCCGATCATGCCGCCCGCGCAACGGGACGCGTTCACTGCCGAGATGCAGGCCGTGGGCGTTGACTGGCGCCTCGTGGTCTACGGCGGCGCCTTGCACGCCTTCCACCACCCGCCGGTCGACCACATCGTGCTTCCTGGAGTCGGTTTTCACCCTCAGCACGCGCAGCGAGCTTGGCGGGACGTCGTCGACCTGCTCGCCGAGTGCCTGCCCATAACGGAGTGA
- a CDS encoding TetR/AcrR family transcriptional regulator, giving the protein MSTSDRLIESTRELLWERGYVGTSPKAILERAGAGQGSMYHHFKGKPDLALAAIRRTADELRATAEAVLDGPGTPYERIEAYLLRERDVLRGCPVGRLTMDPDVIASEELRAPVDETIAAIRERIAGIVEEGKRQGQFAPGLDGAEIAAAVLATVQGGYVLARASGSPAAFDAGVRGLLSLLAPPVPGQEN; this is encoded by the coding sequence ATGAGCACCTCCGACCGACTCATCGAGTCCACCCGCGAGCTGCTGTGGGAACGCGGTTACGTGGGGACCAGCCCCAAGGCGATCCTGGAGCGCGCCGGGGCGGGTCAGGGCAGCATGTACCACCACTTCAAGGGCAAGCCGGACCTCGCCCTGGCTGCGATCCGGCGCACCGCGGACGAACTGCGGGCCACCGCCGAGGCCGTACTCGACGGGCCGGGCACGCCGTACGAGCGCATCGAGGCGTACCTGCTGCGCGAGCGCGATGTGCTGCGGGGCTGCCCGGTGGGCCGGCTGACCATGGACCCGGACGTCATCGCGAGCGAAGAGCTGCGCGCACCCGTCGACGAGACGATCGCCGCCATCCGCGAACGGATCGCCGGGATCGTCGAAGAGGGCAAGCGGCAGGGGCAGTTCGCGCCCGGGCTGGACGGCGCGGAGATCGCCGCCGCCGTCCTCGCGACCGTGCAGGGCGGCTACGTCCTCGCCCGCGCCTCCGGATCGCCCGCCGCCTTCGACGCCGGTGTGCGCGGTCTGCTCTCCCTGCTCGCCCCGCCGGTCCCCGGACAGGAGAACTGA
- a CDS encoding DUF4865 family protein, whose amino-acid sequence MHAMQYEFTLPADYDMGIVRSRVARVGHLLDDWDGLGIKTYVMRERGVNGSPVNQYGPFYLWNTVRGMNSFLWGGAFQGPVDDFGRPAVRQWTGLAFEEGAATASAPAFAVRRRQPVPEGVQLASFMADAAAETGRLAAQDGAVLAAAAVDTRAWELVHFSLWAHDAPNADGDVFEVLYLSAPGRSRLPPGRQW is encoded by the coding sequence ATGCACGCCATGCAGTACGAGTTCACCCTGCCGGCCGACTACGACATGGGCATCGTCCGCTCGCGTGTCGCCCGGGTCGGGCACCTGCTGGACGACTGGGACGGCCTCGGCATCAAGACCTACGTGATGCGCGAACGCGGGGTGAACGGCTCGCCGGTGAACCAGTACGGGCCGTTCTACCTCTGGAACACCGTGCGGGGCATGAACAGCTTCCTGTGGGGCGGGGCCTTCCAGGGGCCCGTCGACGACTTCGGGCGGCCCGCGGTCCGGCAGTGGACCGGCCTGGCGTTCGAGGAGGGTGCGGCGACCGCCTCCGCGCCGGCGTTCGCCGTCCGGCGGCGCCAACCCGTGCCGGAAGGGGTGCAGTTGGCGTCCTTCATGGCCGACGCGGCGGCCGAGACCGGGAGGCTGGCGGCGCAGGACGGTGCGGTGCTGGCGGCGGCCGCCGTGGACACGCGTGCCTGGGAGCTGGTGCACTTCTCCCTCTGGGCGCACGACGCTCCGAACGCCGACGGGGACGTCTTCGAGGTGCTGTACCTGTCCGCGCCCGGCCGGAGCCGGCTCCCGCCCGGCCGGCAGTGGTGA
- a CDS encoding phosphotriesterase family protein: protein MTRVRTVLGDIRPAELGVCDAHDHLFLRSPRLPGQELDDVRAARAELAAFRAVGGAAVVQWTPYGMGRRAADLPALSRATGVGIVCATGLHQAAHYDAESLAQLRGGRLAGLFVSELTEGIRTTGVRAGLIKVAGGFHGLDAHARWTMAAAAEAHHATGAPVAVHLELGTGALDVLDLLCGELGVPGDRVVLGHLNRFPDPVLHRQAAASGCWLAFDGPSRAHHATDWRMPEAVRALAEAGFGDRLLLGGDTVVAGARSVAGGPGLPYLLRRVRQRLAEAVGAELVERMLGEHPGRAFGVGWR from the coding sequence GTGACCCGCGTCCGTACGGTCCTCGGCGACATCCGGCCCGCGGAGCTGGGCGTGTGCGACGCCCACGACCATCTCTTCCTGCGCAGCCCGCGGTTGCCGGGGCAGGAGCTGGACGACGTCCGCGCCGCGCGGGCCGAGCTGGCGGCGTTCCGCGCGGTGGGCGGGGCAGCCGTCGTGCAGTGGACGCCGTACGGGATGGGCCGGCGGGCGGCGGACCTGCCGGCGCTGTCCCGGGCGACCGGGGTGGGGATCGTCTGCGCCACCGGACTGCACCAAGCGGCGCACTACGACGCCGAGTCGCTCGCCCAGCTGCGGGGCGGACGGCTCGCCGGGCTGTTCGTCTCGGAACTCACCGAGGGCATCCGTACGACCGGGGTCAGGGCCGGTCTGATCAAGGTGGCCGGCGGTTTCCACGGGCTCGACGCGCACGCCCGCTGGACGATGGCGGCGGCGGCCGAGGCGCACCACGCCACCGGCGCGCCCGTCGCCGTGCACCTGGAGCTGGGCACCGGCGCACTGGACGTACTCGACCTGCTGTGCGGCGAGTTGGGCGTGCCCGGTGACCGGGTGGTCCTGGGGCACCTGAACCGCTTCCCCGACCCGGTGCTGCACCGGCAGGCCGCCGCATCGGGATGCTGGCTGGCCTTCGACGGGCCGTCCCGCGCCCACCACGCCACCGACTGGCGGATGCCGGAGGCGGTACGGGCCCTGGCCGAGGCGGGGTTCGGGGACCGGCTGCTGCTCGGCGGGGACACGGTGGTCGCCGGTGCCCGCTCGGTCGCCGGCGGGCCCGGATTGCCGTACCTGCTGCGCCGGGTGCGGCAGCGGCTGGCGGAGGCGGTCGGCGCCGAGCTGGTGGAACGCATGCTCGGGGAGCATCCGGGGCGGGCGTTCGGGGTGGGCTGGAGGTGA